The Anastrepha obliqua isolate idAnaObli1 chromosome 5, idAnaObli1_1.0, whole genome shotgun sequence DNA window gatctcccagcgctgcttagattcgccaaaagcgctgacatttCGGTAtacatagaggtcggtctccatctggtatcgctagggaccaaaaggtctttgtgtggcttattgccaaccaggctaacctaaacCTGTAAAGCcttactcaaaattaaaaagtgcATACTAAAATAAAACTCTTAAGCGGAAATACGAGTATACGTTTGTTAAtttgcgtatatacatacatatatgtatgtacatatgtaagtatatacatatatgtacttatgtatacatGATTTTATAACATAGAAAGTGATCTGCGATGTGGTTGACGTACCagactggcactccccaagtagcactaaagcgccgttttgataccattatgagaccttcaaCGGGTAGacatctacagccaaccagagctgccGATTTAACGGAGAAATTTGATGGGTTGGACCCCTGCCTGaggctgtcaaagaaaggagcacccagtgaccttaatcgtgtGGCTGCCAAGCACGGATATTTACAGataaagtgctcaacagttccttctctgaaaggtcgccAAAACTAcggcaatggggattaaatagtAAACCCAACTTTACTGCATTACTGCCAATCGTCCAATTTACCGGGCACTGCTATAAGTTTGGCGTGGAGTCCTCAGGACTTTCTGCGTgctgcgtctattgtactggggccgtAGGAGAAATGAAAATCCATCTGAtctgtgctttcctgagaaataaattgTGCAATTAAATTTGCTAAGAGAATTTTAGAGATGTGCTAATTCAATCAGTGTTATTgaactctcagcgaatttgacagaatcagctggtGGGCTTACGTCATCTGAGATGTGCTTACAAAATAACTCAGATTGTGTTggttacgaaaaaaatcaaccaataacacttcgttgccgtctgaacaacgactggttGAACGAGAgtgtgaatgcatgtgaaatgatcgtgcagtattcggctgccgaatctccaagtgacgtggcagccaaagttcccttcacaattttctttttcaccatagttaaagagtaaatctatcattcttggatgCAAAGTGGTTAATGCAAACTCTGGTAATAACAAAGAtaattcaatatattgtttaataCAAATACGGTACAAAGGTGAAAAAAGCCGTAACATGttgaaaatgttcataaaatcATGGAAGTTGTCGGGTTGGAACTGCTACTTGATAGCCAAGGAATTGAAGATTAGACAGAAATCTGTTCGGGACAATTTGCATAAGCATAATTTTAACTATGTTCACCGTCGAAATTAaccattaagaattttttacttcacctaataaACCCTTTCAAATTCATCAACCAAAGTTTatcaaaatgctttttttttcatataaagcaACATGGACGTATTGTATAACTTACCATACCAGAGATTTGGTcaattaagggggaacgccactgtgaagggtaaaaaaatagtcgatttttgggatttttttttttttgcaagtaggAATGAATtttcgaggatcggacaaaaggcaatttattatatacatacatatgtattaaactatgttgatgtaaatttttattaaaaaatattgaaaattgacaaatctgtgtaaataaacgtaacgagttaaaaaaaatgacgtcatctggtggcagcgatacagcaatgaataatcatctgaaatcaaatacccaaacattttattaatctacacaatagtggctatcgttgtacatagcccttttttttttttttttttttttttttttttgacaaaatggtggtgatttgaattttgatgtatgtttttcaccatttttttgattttcaacaggcacaaaaaaaatagtttttttcaaaattttgaaaatcggctacgtacaacgatagccaatgcgataacaaaaattttgaaaaaaagaaaattaaaatcggttcattagtcttcgagaaatcattgccaccgtatcaaaaaaaagtcgtttcgagaagaACGCGTTTGAAATATAGCATCggtaagcgctacggggccgagCCGACggacgctcacttaagtgcacatagaatcgggaataaagctaatttcgctttaaaaatttgACCACATTTtgttgagtagttatactaacaatttatgcaaaaaaaatcgatttttttgaattttcacagtggtgttcccccttaataataagtatatttcaaattttaaattcatttctttattGCATTGACTATCTTTTACAGTTCAGCCTACTGATGGCCGAGGGCATAATGTGCCATTATAACATTAATCCATTAACAAATGGTTTCAGGCGCAAAACAAAAACCACCATTCATTGGCTGCTGCTCACACTGGGCGGTGGTTGTGGTGTAGCCGGTTGCCTCGTTATGATAGTAATagtgaaattcaaaatggaCCAAGTCCATAATAGATTAGGTAAGTAGCTATGGAATAAAAGAAATCAGCTAATAAAACCACATTTTTCCTCTTCAGGTTTCGCTGCATTTATACTTTGCCTGATCAGTATGCTGTCGGGCTTGTGTGCCTTATTCTCAACTTATCTACGTCGCATACTGAGTCCATTGTTTAACAAGGGCTTTCACAATTTAGTGGGATTTGGCACATTTCTAACCGCATTGCTGGCACAATACTACGGCTACGATTTCTTccattacaatattttatggtCGTTTATCAGGGTGTTGCAAGTGGTGACCCTTGTGTCACTAGTGCTCACTTCTATAGGTCCGCTTAAGGCGCTTTATCAGAAAATCTTAAGTTATTTCGATTAGGAAAGCCGGTAATTTTAGATAGTACGCATGTTAAGTGATTTGATTTTGTTAAGTGTCATCTGCAATCTATAAACAATTTCAAGTGCACTCCGATATTTATATAGCTTAATTCTGCATTATAAGAGTGTGATGTTTAAGTGGGTACCTCACAGACATACAATAGGGCAATTCACAATCAAGTGCAAATTGAGAGACTTCAGTGCATTTGTAAAATTATGCCGAcaagtatataaattttatcgTTTTATCAGCAGGTTGTTTGCACTTGGTTGTGAATTGCCTAATGCCTTTATTATTCCATAAATTAGAAACGTGTTGCGAAAGTGAAATATTGCATACCGGAAGTTGTTGAATTGtgataaaaaacacaaacacaaatatttttacctaGAATAGAAGACAACCTACTACAGAGGGatcttaaacatattttaaatcaCTTTCTGCAAATCAAACtgatattttctataaatatacggcggccgccatagccgaatgggttggtgtgtgacaaTCTCGGCAGggtagcaaacctccgagagaaTTTCTGCGacgaaaaaggtcctcataaaaaaatatctgccgttcggagtcggcttaaaactgtaggtccctccatttgtggagcaacatcaagacgcacgccacacatATGATCGGGCAAACACCCAAATgagtgtaagtgccaattatatatgtatataattcaatttctgtattaactttcataaaaaaattgggtacaatatttaatatggggtagaatattttattaaaacaaaatttatattgaacGTACTAATTTCGCTAATAAAGCGCGAAATATGAGCTTCCACAATGACAACCCTAGTAGACGTAGAACTGTGCCAAAACGTGTTCTTTTTTTCTCTTCCATCATACAGGGTTctgaattgttgtttttgcgccgtcccatgtgatATCTGCACCTCCTATCTCGCggaacatcgaccttctccaagtacaAGTATTTTTTGGCCGACCCGATCTCTGCTCTCCATCGGGTTCCAGTCCATTGCcatcctcgtgatgctatctggtggtttccCAAACGAGTGACCTCATTTGCCGATCTCTAAAATGCGTCGTTGCTGACAGTGTtaggccagaatattctacatatgatgcggaggcatttgttgacgaaagatggtgtgtgtatacctatgaaatgagaatttttctttcgatttcaaacgtttattaacaaaaaatggttacaaatttaatcttcaaaataatagccattgctagcgacacatttttcccatctctcaggcaatttgtggatgccgcgcaaaaaaaattggccgtctttggccgcaaaccaatcatcgaacaattttttggcttcttcatgagaattgaagcgctgctcggaaagtgcgtggccctgagagtctcacttcataggtatataccgtatcagccatgtttcactttcGTACAACAATACTCACTTCatacatgagctgaatattggCAGTGTAGAGCGCCaggagatttgcgaacttgcCCATATTATATGCATTCACTCGAACACCGCACTCGTTTTGTATAGACGTTGGCAGTTGGCATCTTCATCTTCCGTCGTCTGTCGTGATAGTgcgccgaggtagcagaagcctttcaaacaaattccaccgggcaccCGTCAGCCATTATATGTCTTGCTTTATTATGGTTGACACCCATACCTTCCGTAGGGTACTGCAGACTGAAATCACATGAGTGCATACTTTACTGCTGCCAGATGGTTTACTCAGATATTAAGTATAGATTAGAGTTATTGAGTTTTCTATGTTCTCAGCTCAAGTTGACCTCCAAACTACTGAACATGACGcttaaaatttggtattgttatcTATTAGATCGCGCATAGTCGATTAACTAACACTAGCAATAACAAATTGGCAATAAACTAATTAAGGAAGGAAATACAGTATTTTTTAAATCGCTTTTTGAAGTGTCTGATTGCAAAAAATTACGAGAATCTTGTCTGTTATCTACGAAATAGTTTGTTGCCTGTCAAATTACTCCTTTTTTTAAGTATTGGACTTCCACATTAAAAGCCATAATATTGTTAAGACACCCTAGCATACATTGTTATTATTAGTATTAGAGATTGCCAATTTACGATAATATGTAGTTGTATCTATTGTAGGCACGACACTATTTatctcttaaaaaaatgtatattttgttCATTGTATTGCAGAGTTTTTGTTCTCAGGTTAAATAACGAGTTCCAAGTCACTGTTTACatgtataagtatttttttatttttttttgcattcgatgttgagtgttttcttccatataaaaaatgttgagcGCATGCATTATATGCAAAAGACGGTAGGCaaaacattgtcaaaaatgaatgcGATTATTGAGCCACTTGAATCTTGcacttattattataaaattcaatgggctataaactgCGTACcgaaagttttcgaaaaattctgattgaaaagtgtgaaataatgaaaatttgttgaatttttttgaaactaccACAAAGTGTAAAACTGAGATTTATCTGGTTCTTGTAAGAAAATGAACTATAttgtcataaaaaatgtattaagaaCAAAATAATTGTCAAAACTTATTAATAAGCTCTAGTACTATAGTTATTTAACAgtgtatttataatataatttttcaaatgaaaatgtaTAACGAGACACTGTAAACATACTGTTATCACACTGAattgaatacaaattttataaaattgcttgatggcaatgtttttgttttcaataaaaaatcaatcgaataaaaagaaaatagtattaaaatacaaattttgaattttcataatccttacaacaaaacaattcaattccATCCAAGGCACATTGAAAAGCTAGTTGTAGTAGTAGAGctaaaacaacaagaacaatgtattttttgtttgttttgtttcgtGCTTTTGGTCCCTATAatcaaaatttagaaacaaCTACTGAAAGTGCAGagtaatttaaacaaaagttgacaatttagagaccaaataaatggaaaaaatcaaatcagctgctctactgCTACTGTTCAATGTCCTTGACTATATCGAACTGCAGATTTagtgaagtaaaaaaaacatttataagtgGAAAAAGTGCCAACTTATTTTAAATGAtcgtctttttgtttttatatggaTGTTGCATTTACAAAATATCGTCTACTGTCACCTTGTAACCCCATTTTGATGTATAAAAAAACAGTACGAATCTCGTCAAAAAATATAGAAAGTTAATTAGTTAATTACCAAGAAAACAAACTTACTGACTAGAAAATCGGAGCATGCAATAATAAGcaagaaaaattacatcattttcTACCGAATAACTGTGATTTTTGGTtgatagaaatgaaaaaaaaaaacttatacaaCCCTGAAAGTTTAGAAAAAGAAATACGTTTTCGATAAAACGAATGTCGCAGCTGGATTTTATTTCAACGAAATCAAGGTTATAATCAGCAACAAGAAGAGCTAAAAATACCATGAACGAACCTGTGAGAGATTCtgaaaattttactttacaAAATATGCTATACAATTTCTTTAGATTAGTCAAAAAtggattaatttttgaagtgaaacttttttACGCGCGTCAGAGTATAATTTCAAGGCCGCGACACACGAGCTAGCGTTACGAAAAACCGTCACGAAATgtaaggcgtttttcaataggtgcgcttaaactttttccgatagggagggcgaacgacgcaatattttttatttttcgcttctcATTTGTatacttcattagtatacatttcatcatggaacgctacacacttgaccaatgattgcaaatcgtgcaaattttttatgaaaataatcgttctgttgctgctactttaagagcattacggccattttacggtccatttaacaagccatcccgttcgacaatcgaccgtctagtgaaaaaatttgtatctacgttTTCGCTACATAACGTTCCGGTGCCAGTGAGAGCAAGAAATGGGCTGTCAACAATTGGGCTTTTCTGTGTCGTCattgtggcgaattttgcgaaaagatcttggcctacatccgtacaagatcaagctgacacaagaactgaagccgtttgaccatttgaagcgacgtcgattcgtaaattgggctgaagatcaactcgaaaatgatccagattttttccaaaaaatcatcttcagtgaagAAGCTCACTTtaggctcaatggctttgtcaacaagcaaaatatgcgttactgggcagaaagcaatccacacgtgattcatgaggcaccgttgcattccgaaaaaatcactgtttggtgcggtttacatgccggcggcgtaattggcccatattttttcgttgacgagaacgatcgccacgttactgtgaatgggaaatcgataccgcgacatgataaacgattatttttggccgcaattgaatggtatggacgtAGACGACATGTGGTCGGGACGGGggcacaagccacacagcacacgctacaattgatttgttgaagagtaagttcgatgagcgcattatttccagaaatggacctgTCGAAtagccgccgcgctcgtgtgatttgacgcctctagactattttctttggggttatgtgaagtcattggtctacagtaacaagccggcgacgatttgtgagctcagagccaatattgaacgcgaaattactggaatttcggccgatttatgcaaaagagtggtcgaaaattgggttcaacgattggacttcgtaaaacgtgcacgcgatgGTCatacaaaagaaatcgaatttcatacttaaatgtatatgttcaaactcgatagttaaaaaagtcaaaccgtttgtgttttattacaaaaaaagttgaagcgtgAAGTATAAGCCTACGGCATGCAATTCTCCGCTTTGTGCGGTGCTGCGTCGTCTCCCCACTCTGTAGATACGTATTAAAGAGTATACACAGACAATATACGCTAATACTATGCCATATACTGCAGCCTACGGCGCGCCGCGGCGTATGTCATATGGTGGCATGCGCGTGATATTACAGGAGCGTGGAGACCCAGACGCCTAGACACGCAGAAAACGACGCGTCGTGTAGTCCACGTGTTCATCAAAATTatgattaaataatatttaaatatacatatattcagtgAAAGTgaagttaaaaagttaaaaacaggTATGTAttgacacatttttataaatatactagTCAAATTTAGTATCTAtacgaagaaattaaatatcagtAATTGTGATTATGAAAGATCTATCTTACACAGTTCACAGCTACTGTTAGGAAAAACTGTGCCTTACTTAAGAAAAACCGCCAGCACAAACAGCAGCACAACGCAATCGAATATGTAGGGCTCGACAGAAGGCTTTGAGAAATGCAGTCGCCACTATCGGAGACGAATCATCATCGACGAATTTCTTTGGGCCAAGTGAATTACCCATAGTCAATCCAGACAATCCACAACCCAGTACCAGCAGAGACGATGGTAACATATTGCATCAATATTTATCACAAACGAGTCGCCAAGCTGAGCAGACTCAAGTTCCTGTTGAAAATACTGAGGGAAGAACAATTGTCGTTCAAGCCGACGCGCCGGATGGCCAATTCATCGCAAAGTCCAATGAATCCGACCTCAACTACATGCACAAAGACGAGGAAATCAGTCGCTCAGCGGTGTCGTGAATATAGACAGCGAAaaaagatggtggaagatgtcAATAGTATTGTCGTCCAAAGACCAATTGTTTCTCCAGTTATTGGGAGTGTGTCTTCGAATGTGAGTGATATACAAGTTGATTTTGCTGAAGTGtcatataaaaaatcatttcaatccttattaaaatatttaaatttaatccggaaattaagaagtttcactcTAAATATGCGCACATAGTGCGGCtggcctttttttttttaaatacagtgcactcgcgataactcgaactaattaaaacaggcgcttttcgatttatcgaatttgttcgacttatcaattgagtgtgctatgttaaaaaaacagtcttcgatatcgatttttttcaattaaatttatttatttatttacatatggatatgaacatgaatatgtttaaaataattaattcgtttcaatatttttcatcaaatatttggcagtccttgtgtcagttacacaaaaaagtcagctttaacagaaaagtaAGGCCGAAAAGAAAGCtgtaatgtgtgtttgtcttttcttgcctgcagcaaTGTTGAATATGGCTTTTTCACGTAGCAATTGaagagtgttaacctttgcggggcttacttgttcagttgtggcccactgaattaccttattgatagagctaactgcctcctcagatgatatccgctcacatgtctcagttgtgttgttaaactcagactcagaatcactagtttcaattatttcttctgtgtcggtaaattcggcaccatcattccatttgttaacatcatgaagcgtaaattcgacctgtaaattatgtttttcataaagaagtaaaagttttaaaacatataTTCCAGTCAGAATACCTGTGGGGCTAAATTGTTAAGCTTATTAAGAATAGAGTCTGTTACTATCTGGTTTTCTTCTATTATCTTCATCAGAGTCGCCTAAGTTatcaaaactcaaaatgtttttccaacatTTGGATACAGTTTCCTTTTCTAACCGACTCCAAGCTGCATCTAATAAAGTTACTGAGtctcttaaattaatttttttcatagattCGGTTATATCGCaattattgttgaaaatggaagccagtagaaaatttctgtagtatagtttcgttatacgaattacattttggtccattggctggatcaatggtgtcacattcggcggcataaacatagttaaaattaaaccatcctcggactttaattcgatttcgttgggatgtgatggggcattatcaattagaagaagagccttctcaggtagtcccccctctttcaaatattttcttacctaaatattagagtcatttaacttggttaaaaaaattgttttaatgaatctggattttacctgcggcacgaacgaattatgaaaccagtctttgaaaatcgccgaagtcatccaggctgatttggaatttttgtactccaccggacagataaaattcttgaaaacacgaggatttcttgctttgccaataacgagaagtttaagcttatggttgCCGGTAGCGTTAGTGCATGCCATAAATGTAAAACGCTGCTTTTCAGACTTTCTTCCCGGTGCTTGTTTTTCCGACAACGAAACATAAGTTTTCTCAGGAAGAAGTTTCCAGTACAATCCGGACTCGTCGGCGTTATAGATTTGGTCGGCACATATCcccatttcctttattttttcttgtaaagcCATTTTGAAAGGGTCTACCAGCTCTGGCTGTGATTACAGTTTTTCTCCAGAAATTTTTAACAAGCGTACTCCATAACGTTTCTTAAAGTTTTGAAACCACCCGTCACTGGCAAAAAATGTAGAATTTTCCCCACACAACTGGGTATGAAAAgctttcgttttttctttcaagatgagtccacttattgggtaattcttttttctttgggacagaaaccatttgtataaagcggcttccattttaggaaactcagaagcttttaaagttctcctcttcccaggacccaaaaacgtgttgtttactgcttttaaaattgccttatctttcttttttataaaacttatggtggacttggctaccccatattccttcgctagagaagtaacactacgtccacgtttaattttgttaaggacttcagccctcacttttaatgttaaacacttcaaccttttacgatcctctactcacgtgcactgatacactacaaatgacaaatttaaagcaatttggtcaatgcaagatgttgttcccataaaactaacgggatattaacgtcgaaatattcatatggacaatacactagtatacatataatttatatacatataccattacatatgtatgtatgtacaaaatgtacatgtttgaaaagaatgtgtgtacaaataaatttgtttttttgttcgagttatagcgctttaatattgttcgagttacaaagtagtcaataggggaaaaaatgtgttcgacttagcggctattcgagttaccgcgagtgcactgtaattaataaatgttcatgaattttttcattaaagttaTTGCCCCAAGTAT harbors:
- the LOC129247143 gene encoding uncharacterized protein LOC129247143: MVAGDTKVGESSIWAKILERLEILIWVLNQACIGFVTIYMFWICIYKGMGTMELHAFLVTIGFSLLMAEGIMCHYNINPLTNGFRRKTKTTIHWLLLTLGGGCGVAGCLVMIVIVKFKMDQVHNRLGFAAFILCLISMLSGLCALFSTYLRRILSPLFNKGFHNLVGFGTFLTALLAQYYGYDFFHYNILWSFIRVLQVVTLVSLVLTSIGPLKALYQKILSYFD